A DNA window from Setaria viridis chromosome 2, Setaria_viridis_v4.0, whole genome shotgun sequence contains the following coding sequences:
- the LOC117845985 gene encoding uncharacterized protein: MIVCVAVVGHQNNPLYLQSFTEADDALKLHHIVHCSLDVIDERVNNPKRSAPTLNETFLGLLYPTENYKVYGYLTNTKVKFIMVTTDLDVKDADARNFFRKFHAAYVDAVSNPFHVPGKKIASRSFGARVSTIVKSFGSGTTG; encoded by the exons ATGATCGTctgcgtcgccgtcgtcggacACCAG AACAACCCGCTGTACCTGCAGAGCTTCACGGAGGCGGACGACGCCCTCAAGCTCCACCACATCGTCCACTGCTCCCTCGACGTCATCGACGAGCGAG TAAACAATCCTAAAAGGAGTGCGCCTACATTGAATGAGACATTTTTGGGTCTTCTCTACCCAACTGAGAACTACAAAGT TTATGGCTATTTGACAAACACAAAGGTCAAATTTATTATGGTCACGACTGATCTTGATGTCAAAGATGCAGATGCCCGAAAT TTTTTCAGGAAATTCCATGCCGCATATGTAGATGCTGTCTCGAACCCCTTCCATGTTCCAGGGAAGAAGATTGCTTCGAGAAGCTTTGGCGCAAGAGTAAGCACCATAGTGAAGTCCTTCGGTTCAGGAACGACTGGTTGA
- the LOC117845984 gene encoding uncharacterized protein: MAFSGRIKHLVKKYGKVAVGVHISVSCASIAGLYVAINNNVDVEAVFRRFGISPGVAVGGEASPAQAPGPAACDEALRDAALPPRPSDVLQEGPERPPRNRTMELVASSGGALTLALLCNKALLPVRVPITIALTPPVARALSRWRLVKS; encoded by the coding sequence atggcgttcTCGGGCCGGATTAAGCATCTCGTCAAGAAGTACGGCAAGGTGGCCGTCGGCGTCCACATCTCCGTCTCCTGCGCCTCGATCGCCGGCCTCTACGTCGCCATCAACAACAACGTAGACGTCGAAGCCGTCTTCCGCAGGTTCGGCATCTCCCcgggcgtcgccgtcggcggggaGGCCTCACCCGCCCaggcccccggccccgccgcctgcgACGAGGCCCTGCGCGACGCCGCACTCCCGCCCAGGCCGAGTGATGTTCTTCAAGAAGGGCCGGAGCGGCCGCCGCGCAACCGGACGATGGAGCTCGTGgcgtcgagcggcggcgcgctcacGCTCGCGCTTCTCTGCAACAAGGCGCTGCTCCCCGTGAGGGTCCCCATCACCATCGCGCTCACGCCGCCCGTCGCCAGGGCCCTCAGCCGCTGGAGGCTCGTCAAGAGCTGA
- the LOC117842076 gene encoding uncharacterized protein codes for MAFASSLLPAPVSRVRASTAPELAAFPTARKAVSLAAARRRGSRHGVRAEVNESGSTLAVDALSQVKHVLLPVTDRNPYLSEGTRQAAATTASLAKKYGANITVVVIDDKPKESFPEHDTQMSSIRWHLSEGGFTEFGLMERLGEGRKPTAIIGEVADELELDLVVLSMEAIHSKHVDGNLLAEFIPCPVLLLPL; via the exons ATGGCCTTCGCAAGCTCGCTCCTCCCCGCTCCGGTCTCCCGCGTCCGCGCGAGCACCGCGCCGGAGCTCGCCGCTTTCCCGACCGCCAGGAAGGCCGTATCCCTCgcagccgcgcgccgccggggatCCCGGCACGGAG TGAGGGCTGAAGTGAATGAATCTGGAAGCACTTTGGCAGTTGATGCTCTCTCACAAGTTAAACATGTTCTGCTTCCAGTCACTGATCGCAACCCTTACCTTTCTGAAGGCACACGACAG GCTGCAGCCACAACCGCTTCTCTAGCTAAGAAGTACGGAGCAAACATTACTGTAGTTG TTATTGATGATAAACCTAAGGAGTCATTCCCAGAGCATGATACTCAGATGTCAAGCATCAGATGGCATCTCTCAGAAG GTGGATTTACGGAGTTTGGACTGATGGAGCGTCTTGGGGAAGGGAGGAAACCAACGGCAATAATTGGGGAAGTTGCTGATGAGCTGGAGTTAGATCTGGTTGTGCTAAGCATGGAGGCAATCCACTCAAAGCATGTCGATGGCAATCTGCTGGCTGAATTCATCCCATGCCCTGTTCTGCTGCTCCCGCTCTAA
- the LOC117842074 gene encoding probable 26S proteasome non-ATPase regulatory subunit 3 translates to MPEDVEMNDSAATAAAADAPAPAQSTLHHLKEIASVIEAGSLSKEVRRISRAFRLTIALRRRLAARDVAAFLAFALPPSSEAFARLAALVPKEDGSEMDVDAAAPTAQVSIKHGLPEIEIYCYLLVLIFLIDNKKYDEAKTCASASIARLKSLNRRTVDVLASRLYSYYSDVHELTNTLAEIRGTLLALHRMATLHHDELGQETLLNLLLRNYLHYNLYDQAEKLRSKAPRFEAHSNQQFCRYLFYLGKIRTIQLEYTDAKESLLQAARKAPTTAQGFRIQCNKWAIIVRLLLGEIPERTVFMQKGMKEALTPYFELTNAVRVGDLELFRSVADKFSSTFSADRTCNLIVRLRHNVIRTGLRNISISYSRISLADIAKKLRLDSENPVADAESIVAKAIRDGAIDATIDHANGWMVSKETGDVYSTNEPQIAFNSRIAFCLNMHNEAVKALRFPPNSHKEKESAEKRRERLQQEEELAKHMAEEDDDDF, encoded by the exons ATGCCGGAAGACGTCGAGATGAACGACTCCGCCGCcactgcggccgccgccgacgctccGGCGCCCGCTCAGTCCACTCTCCACC ATCTGAAGGAGATCGCGTCGGTGATCGAGGCCGGGTCGCTGAGCAAGGAGGTCCGCCGGATCTCACGCGCCTTCCGCCTGACCATCGccctacgccgccgcctcgccgcccgcgacgTCGCCGCCTTCCTCGCCTTCGCGCTGCCTCCTTCCTCGGAAGCCTtcgcccgcctcgccgccctcgTGCCCAAG GAAGATGGGAGTGAAATGGATGTTGATGCGGCAGCTCCAACAGCTCAAGTTTCAATCAAGCATGGTCTTCCAGAGATTGAAATTTATTGTTACCTGCTTGTGCTTATATTCCTTATTGATAATAAGAAATATGATGAG GCTAAAACTTGTGCCTCCGCAAGCATTGCTCGTCTGAAGAGTCTCAACAGGAGGACAGTTGATGTTTTAGCTTCTAGGCTGTACTCCTATTACTCAGATGTCCATGAGCTTACCAACACCCTTGCCGAGATTCGTGG GACTCTTCTGGCATTGCACAGAATGGCGACTTTACACCATGATGAGCTTGGTCAG GAAACTCTTCTCAATCTTCTTCTTCGCAATTACCTGCACTACAACTTGTATGACCAGGCAGAAAAGCTTCGATCAAAGGCACCGCGTTTTGAAGCACATTCAAATCAACAG TTCTGCCGGTACCTTTTTTACTTGGGCAAAATAAGGACAATTCAGTTGGAGTACACTGATGCTAAAGAAAGCCTCTTGCAAGCTGCTAGAAAGGCACCCACTACAGCTCAAGGATTTCGGATCCAGTGCAACAAATGGGCCATTATTGTAAGGCTACTCTTAGGAGAGATTCCAGAGAGAACTGTTTTCATGCAGAAAGGAATGAAAGAAGCTTTGACTCCCTATTTTGAGCTTACAAAT GCTGTTCGAGTTGGGGACCTGGAGCTATTCAGATCTGTTGCAGATAAATTTTCAAGCACTTTCAGTGCAGATAGGACCTGCAATTTGATAGTGAGGCTGCGCCACAACGTTATCCGGACTGGATTGCGTAACATCAGCATCTCATACTCAAGGATTTCCCTTGCTGATATTGCCAAGAAGCTGAGGTTGGACTCGGAGAACCCTGTTGCAGATGCTGAAAGCATTGTAGCTAAGGCCATCAGGGATGGGGCAATTGATGCCACCATTGATCATGCCAATGGCTGGATGGTGTCGAAGGAGACTGGTGATGTCTACTCAACTAATGAGCCACAGATAGCTTTCAACTCCAGGATTGCATTTTGCCTGAACATGCACAACGAGGCCGTCAAAGCTCTAAGATTCCCTCCAAACTCTCACAAGGAAAAGGAGAGCGCCGAGAAGAGGCGTGAGAGGCtccagcaggaggaagaactgGCAAAACACATGGCTGAGGAAGACGACGATGATTTCTAG
- the LOC117842075 gene encoding uncharacterized protein isoform X1 codes for MDRYQRVEKPREEAPIKENEIRITTQGRMRNYITYATALLQDKGSDEVVFKAMGRAINKTVMIAELIKRRIVGLHQNTTTGSTDITDMWEPLEEGLLPLETTRHVSMITITLSKKELDTSSVGYQSPLPADEVKPLVEYDNDEDAHSPGGRGRGRGGRGRGRGRGRGRGGRVSGNGYNEYADGGWGEDDHAPEYMGNGYPRGRGRGFRGRGRRGGYNGQPDYQQDGGYYDEAPVPAPTRGRGRGRGRGRGPSRGRGRGGNANGVMHAAAAGA; via the exons ATGGACCGGTACCAGAGGGTGGAGAAGCCGAGGGAGGAGGCGCCCATCAAGGAGAATGAGATCCGCATCACCACGCAGGGGAGGATGCGCAACTACATCACCTACGCCACCGCCTTGCTCCAG GACAAAGGTTCTGATGAGGTTGTATTCAAGGCCATGGGAAGGGCTATCAACAAAACTGTCATGATTGCAGAATTGATCAAG AGGAGGATCGTTGGTCTCCATCAGAATACCACCACTGGATCTACTGACATTACTGATATGTGGGAGCCATTGGAGGAAGGCCTACTTCC GCTTGAGACAACAAGGCATGTCTCTATGATCACTATAACTCTTTCAAAGAAGGAGCTGGACACATCCTCTGTTGG ATATCAATCTCCTTTGCCTGCTGATGAGGTGAAGCCTTTGGTTGAATATGATAACGATGAAG ATGCACACTCACCTGGTGGCCGAGGGAGGGGCCGTGGTGGTCGAGGCCGTGGGCGAGgcaggggaaggggaagaggtGGACGTG TTTCAGGAAATGGATACAATGAATATGCTGATGGTGGTTGGGGGGAGGATGATCATGCCCCTGAGTATATGGGCAACGGATATCCCCGTGGAAGAGGGAGAGGTTTTAGGGGCCGTGGCAGGAGAGGAGGCTACAATGGTCAGCCTGATTACCAACAGGATGGTGGCTATTACGACGAGGCACCTGTTCCTGCTCCGACCCGAG GTCGTGGTCGAGGCCGTGGCCGTGGGAGAGGCCCATCCAGAGGCCGAGGACGTGGTGGCAACGCGAACGGTGTGATGCACGCTGCTGCGGCAGGTGCTTAA
- the LOC117842075 gene encoding uncharacterized protein isoform X2, producing MDRYQRVEKPREEAPIKENEIRITTQGRMRNYITYATALLQDKGSDEVVFKAMGRAINKTVMIAELIKRRIVGLHQNTTTGSTDITDMWEPLEEGLLPLETTRHVSMITITLSKKELDTSSVGYQSPLPADEVKPLVEYDNDEDAHSPGGRGRGRGGRGRGRGRGRGRGGRGNGYNEYADGGWGEDDHAPEYMGNGYPRGRGRGFRGRGRRGGYNGQPDYQQDGGYYDEAPVPAPTRGRGRGRGRGRGPSRGRGRGGNANGVMHAAAAGA from the exons ATGGACCGGTACCAGAGGGTGGAGAAGCCGAGGGAGGAGGCGCCCATCAAGGAGAATGAGATCCGCATCACCACGCAGGGGAGGATGCGCAACTACATCACCTACGCCACCGCCTTGCTCCAG GACAAAGGTTCTGATGAGGTTGTATTCAAGGCCATGGGAAGGGCTATCAACAAAACTGTCATGATTGCAGAATTGATCAAG AGGAGGATCGTTGGTCTCCATCAGAATACCACCACTGGATCTACTGACATTACTGATATGTGGGAGCCATTGGAGGAAGGCCTACTTCC GCTTGAGACAACAAGGCATGTCTCTATGATCACTATAACTCTTTCAAAGAAGGAGCTGGACACATCCTCTGTTGG ATATCAATCTCCTTTGCCTGCTGATGAGGTGAAGCCTTTGGTTGAATATGATAACGATGAAG ATGCACACTCACCTGGTGGCCGAGGGAGGGGCCGTGGTGGTCGAGGCCGTGGGCGAGgcaggggaaggggaagaggtGGACGTG GAAATGGATACAATGAATATGCTGATGGTGGTTGGGGGGAGGATGATCATGCCCCTGAGTATATGGGCAACGGATATCCCCGTGGAAGAGGGAGAGGTTTTAGGGGCCGTGGCAGGAGAGGAGGCTACAATGGTCAGCCTGATTACCAACAGGATGGTGGCTATTACGACGAGGCACCTGTTCCTGCTCCGACCCGAG GTCGTGGTCGAGGCCGTGGCCGTGGGAGAGGCCCATCCAGAGGCCGAGGACGTGGTGGCAACGCGAACGGTGTGATGCACGCTGCTGCGGCAGGTGCTTAA
- the LOC117842073 gene encoding aspartyl protease family protein 1, whose protein sequence is MAAAAAWVRVAFLAAVAASAAEALSLDVHHRYSAIVREWAGHHSGPPAGTAEYYAALAGHDLRRRSLASAGPGAGGEVAFADGNDTYRLNDFGFLHYAVVALGTPNVTFLVALDTGSDLFWVPCDCIKCAPLVSPNYGNLKFDVYSPQKSSTSRKVPCSSNLCDQQSACLSTSSSCPYSIEYLSDNTSSSGVLVEDLLYLITEYGQPKIVTAPITFGCGQVQTGSFLGNAAPNGLLGLGMDSKSVPSLLASGGVAANSFSMCFGEDGHGRINFGDTGSSDQQETPLNIYKQNPYYNISITGAMVGSKSINSKFSAIVDSGTSFTALSDPMYTEITSSFDSQVEDKPSQLDSSLPFEFCYSVSSKGSINPPNISLTAIGGSVFPVNDPIITITDTASNPLGYCLAMMKSEGVNLIGENFMSGLKIVFDRERKVLGWKIFDCYSVDNSSRLPANPNPSAVPPKPPMGPNSYTPEAAKGASPNGTQVNVLQPSAGFSLKLHFNTNVFIAAALLFVAIL, encoded by the exons atggcggcggcggcggcgtgggtgcgGGTGGCGTTCctggccgccgtggccgcgtcCGCGGCGGAGGCGCTGAGCCTGGACGTCCACCACCGGTACTCGGCGATCGTGCGGGAGTGGGCGGGCCACCACAGCGGGCCGCCGGCCGGGACGGCGGAGTACTACGCGGCGCTGGCCGGGCacgacctccgccgccggtcgctCGCCTCCGCGGGACCCGGCGCCGGAGGGGAGGTGGCCTTCGCCGACGGCAACGACACCTACCGGCTCAACGATTTCGGATT CTTGCATTAcgcggtggtggcgctggggACGCCGAACGTGACGTTCCTGGTGGCGCtcgacaccggcagcgacctcTTCTGGGTGCCCTGCGACTGCATCAAGTGCGCCCCGCTCGTCTCCCCCAACTACGGG AATTTGAAGTTCGATGTGTATAGCCCTCAGAAGTCGAGTACTAGCCGGAAGGTCCCTTGCAGTAGCAATTTGTGTGATCAGCAGAGCGCGTGCCTATCGACAAGCAGCAGCTGCCCATACAGTATCGAATACTTGTCTGATAACACGTCGTCCTCAGGTGTGCTAGTTGAGGATCTTTTGTACCTGATAACTGAGTATGGCCAACCGAAAATTGTTACAGCCCCCATAACATTCGG TTGTGGACAGGTTCAGACAGGTTCATTTCTGGGCAACGCTGCGCCCAATGGTCTGCTTGGGCTTGGTATGGACAGTAAATCAGTTCCAAGTCTGCTTGCAAGTGGAGGAGTTGCAGCCAATTCCTTCTCAATGTGCTTTGGAGAAGATGGCCATGGTAGAATCAATTTTGGGGACACCGGAAGCTCGGACCAGCAAGAAACCCcattaaatatttataaacaaAA CCCATATTACAACATAAGCATCACTGGTGCTATGGTGGGAAGTAAATCAATTAACTCCAAGTTTAGTGCTATTGTCGACTCTGGCACCTCTTTCACAGCTCTGTCTGATCCTATGTACACTGAAATCACTAGCAGT TTCGATTCACAAGTCGAAGATAAGCCGAGCCAACTTGACTCTTCTCTGCCCTTTGAATTTTGCTACTCTGTAAG TTCAAAGGGATCTATCAATCCTCCAAACATAAGTCTGACGGCAATAGGTGGGAGTGTATTTCCTGTCAATGATCCAATAATTACTATAACGGACACTGCATCT AATCCACTTGGCTATTGCTTGGCTATGATGAAGAGTGAAGGTGTTAACTTGATAGGGG agaaTTTTATGTCTGGGCTGAAGATTGTGTTTGATCGAGAGAGGAAGGTCTTGGGTTGGAAAATTTTTGATT GTTACAGCGTGGACAACTCAAGTAGACTTCCAGCGAACCCAAATCCTTCTGCTGTTCCTCCGAAGCCTCCAATGGGGCCGAACAGTTACACTCCTGAAGCTGCCAAGGGTGCTTCACCGAATGGCACCCAAGTCAACGTGTTGCAGCCTTCAGCAGGTTTTTCGCTGAAGCTGCATTTCAACACAAACGTCTTCATCGCAGCTGCTCTCCTGTTCGTCGCGATTCTTTGA